In the Desulfovibrio subterraneus genome, TTCGGGGTGGGCGATGTGCAGATAGCCGACCACGGCAAAGTGCATCTGAACCCGTGGGACATGGTCTCCATCGTGCGGGAAGGCGGGCATGAATGCGACGTAACCGCCACGGACTGGGGGCTCTATCTTGCCCCGTCGCTGAATCACCGGCTCAGGGACAACGGGTACCGCGTGGCCCTTGTGCGCAATCCGCAGGGGCGGCTTTTCTTGAATGCCGTTCTGAAGCATCGCATGGATGCCTTTCTTGCCTATCTCGAAGCGCAGGAAAGTGCCGTTGTCACATGGTTTGACGAGGTCGAAGGTATTTGCATGCCGGAAAAGAGCGCGGAGAAGCTTCGTGGTTCTGCTACGCCTGCGGAGCCGGTAGCTCAGGATACCGATGCCGTCAGACCGGAGAGGGATTGATATGGCAGATATGGAAACCATCTCCATCGTCGTGCCGAGCTACAATCACGCGCAGTACATCGAGGCCTGCCTCGATTCCATCTATTTTCAGGATTACGGCAGGCTGGAAATCATCATCGTGGATGACTGCTCGCCGGATGATTCGCGCGAGGTCATCCGCGGCTGGCTTTCTAACGTTGATGCGCAGCAGGTTTCGTATGCGTCGCGCTTCAACGAGGCCACGGACGAAGTGGAGCGCACATGGCACAAACGCTATGAGCGCGACGGGCGCAGCATCACCTTTGTGTCCAACGAACGGAACATGGGCTCCACGGCCACATACAACCGCGGATTCCGCATGACCACCGGCGAATTCTGTTCCTTTGTTGTTTCGGACGACATGTGCCATCCGCAGATGCTCTCCACGCTGGCGGCCCCCCTTCGGGAA is a window encoding:
- a CDS encoding glycosyltransferase family 2 protein, coding for MADMETISIVVPSYNHAQYIEACLDSIYFQDYGRLEIIIVDDCSPDDSREVIRGWLSNVDAQQVSYASRFNEATDEVERTWHKRYERDGRSITFVSNERNMGSTATYNRGFRMTTGEFCSFVVSDDMCHPQMLSTLAAPLREDKADFVYSDMFIVDDRGRIMREFRLPEYDFSRSFGDWYLCGVSTLYRRSLHERFGFYDESAMADDHECYLRFAMGGARFLHVPKTLYSVRSHDQREVGLHSKDRFSALLDYSKKLTLKARAWNRANGGAEQGGK